The Lysinibacillus timonensis nucleotide sequence AGCCTCTAATATTTGTATAGGCGAAACTCGGAATTCTTCAAAAACAAACATGAAAGCACCCGTAGACATTGCAATGGGAGGAATTAAAATCTTCTTCGCATTAACAGGCTTTTTTTGAGCACGCATACGGGCAAACATTACCAACGTCCCCATAACAATAGCCATTAATGTCGAGCCTATTACGAAATAATGAGAAGGTATATTAGCGAACATCAAATTCCTCCTCTATAATGGTTGAATCTATTTTTTGTATTTATTTATATCTTAACATATCCAATCGCCTAATACATAATATATCCAGTTAAAATACAAATCAAGTCTAAACTAAGTTTAGCAACCTATTTTTAACATAAAAGAGCAAAAACTTCCGATTTTGATTTAAAAATGGTCCTTATCGTTTAATAATTCCTTAAAACCCACTTTTATTTGTAGGTTCAACAATAATTCACCCACAAATAAAAGGACAAATACTTTTTTTGTATTTGCCCTCTTTCAAGATAATCTTTTTATTATTCAGTATAAAAAATTAACACTTCTGGTACTTCCTCAGATTCAAATAACATTTCTCCGTCAAGGTATACATCGACAAGTTCTAATTGATTGAATACGTTGTTCGTTATACAAAGGTCTCCTGCAATGGATACATTTTGTATTTTTATATAGTCTGCATTGACATATACTTCACCAACAATATCGATGTTATCGCCGTTAAATGTGATTGGATTTTCTACTGTTCCACCATTATTTAAGATTAACACTGATATACCTTTAATTTCAGTGCCAGCAACATTCACAATCATTTCAGAGTTTGATAAAGCATCACGATTTTCTGCAGAAAACACACCAGCTAGACTTTCATCGAAAGTATATTCTCCATTAGTTGTAATTACTTTGTCTCCTTCAACATTAATTACTTGTAAATATGGATATGTTGCTTCAATTGCTTTTACTAGAAATACGGCCATTTGACCACGTGTCACATTTTTAGATCCGTCAAACGTTGTAGGAGTGCGTCCTGCTGTCACTTGATGTTCAAAAAGAGCTGCAACCGTTTCTTTGTAACTAGGATATACATCAGTGAATGGTAAGGCATCAACATTTGTTGCAGTCAAATTAAAAGCTGCTGATAAAATTAATGCCATATGGTAGCGAGTAATGGGTTTGTTTATACCATAAGAACCATCTTCAAATCCATTAATATAACCTGCATTATGCATAGCTGCAATCGCGCCGTAATAAGGATGACTAGTCGATACATCAGTAAATTGGGGGTTCGTTACATTGTCAGTATCTAATTCTAGTAAACCCGCAAGAATAATAGCCATTTGACCTCTAGTTATACTTGCATTTGGTTTATACGTATTATCAGGAAAACCTGTTACATACCCATTAGTTGCTAAATTCATTACTGCATCATAGTAGTAATCTGCTTCTTTAACATCAGTAAAGATTTCATTCGCATTTGTTGTAGTCGGTCCTATCATGAAAGAACTTAATGTAACTACAGTCGCAGTCATCGCTGAATAGACTAATTTTGTAATTTTCTTTTTGTTCATTAAAAATTCTCCTAACTTGTAAGTCTGTGATGTTGTAAATCAATTATATATAGAATAATGTTAATAGACTATTGCTAAAAATATTGTAACTTACATACATTGGTGGTGATTTAGGTAAAAACTGACGCTTTCATTTTGCCATCTGGAAAGAACTTACTTAACTTGCTGTTTTCGTCCTTGTTTTGTTGACGTATACTATTAAACAAATCGCTTCAATTCCATTAAAAATGTCCATGAGAACCATCTCATGGACATTGGACATTTATTATTTTCAATTTATTAACTAAAAATATAAATTCTGTCTATAGAAAACAAAATTTTAGGGACGAATTAATAATTATCAAGTAAATTATCGACAACCATTTTCAGCTGATTTGCGTCAAAAGGTTTTGTAATAAAATCCTTTGCACCGTTTTCAATCGCTTCAACAATGATACGCTGTTGTCCAATAGCAGTAATCATAATTATTTTGGCATCGGGATGTCGTGGAATTATTTCTTTTAATGCATCTAAACCTGACATAACGGGCATAGTTAAATCCATTGTAACTAGATCAGGTAACAGCTGATCGTATAATTCGACAGCTTCTTTACCATTTGCCGCTTCACCTACGACATCAAATCCCCATTCTTTAAACATATTCCCTACTGCCGTTCTCATAAATAATGCATCATCGACTACTAATACTGTTGGCATATCTCATTCCCTCTCACGAAAACATAAAAGAATCTTTTCTATGTTGTATTGATGTAAAACTTAGAAGCCTGTAAAACCACCAAAAATAGGTGTTAAAAGACGGATAATATAATCTAAACCATCGAAGAATAGAAGAATACCTACCGCAATCATAATATAGCCTCCAACTTTAACAATTAGCTGGCTATTTTTGCGAATCCAACCTAATCTTGATATGAAGAACGATAGAATAAAGAATGGAATAGCAAAACCAAAGTAGTATGCTAACATATACAACATTCCAGATTCTGGGTTAGATCCAGCTAATAAAATGATTGATGCTAAAATAGGTCCTGTACATGGTGTCCAACCAGCTGCGAATGCAAGACCAATTAAAACTGATCCAAAATATCCTGATGGACGATTTTTAAATTCAATTTTACGATCCTTCATTAAGAAATCAATTTGTAACAATCCTACAATCATTAAACCAAATACGACAATTAAAATTGCACCAATCTGTCGAATCAGATCTTGATAATTAATAAAGAAATCTTTAAATATGGATGCACTGAAACCAATGGCAATAAAGATGATTGAAAATCCGATTAAAAAGAAAATCGTATGTAAAATAGCACTTCTTTGTAACATGCCTTTTTGATCTTTCAGTTCAGAATAGCTCATACCAGTAATATATGATAAGAATGCTGGATATAAAGGCAATGTACATGGTGAAATAAAGCTTAAAAAACCAGCACCGAATGCTAAAAAGACATTAATATCTGTTTCCATTAATGCGTCGCTCCTTACAATTAATGTCTTCATAGTATCAAATTTTGATAAAAAAAGCGTTCAATTATATTTGAAACCTTCTTGTCCATTTTATGAAATCTTTATGAACTTGTCTTCAAACAACATAATTTTACCATAATTTGTTTCATAGTGTCACTTTTCTTGAATCATATGGCTTTCTCTTTTCACTGCAAATTATTTCATAATAATGGATTGCCTTTCTTCTTTAGCAAGCCGGATATTCCAAATTGGTTCAAACCGATTAATGATATAATTTCTCACCGACTTCATATCACTTTTTGAAGTTAATGGACATAACTGAATCTGTACCTTTGATGTGTTAAATTTTTCAGTGATGTTCGCATTTACATGACAATGAGTTGCTGTACCATCTTTAAAACAACTTTTTGGTGAAATATTCCCAATATGTTGGTTAAATCGTACTTTAAATGAATTAGCACATACCCCAGTAAATACGAGCTCTTGGTCTACGATGATTGTATATACTCCCGATTTGTTTAAAATCGTTTCATTCCCTTTGATTTGGAAGTGTGAATAGTTCAAATCACCATAGTTATTCAAAAATTTTTTATAATAAGTATCCCCTTCATTTTTTAATTGAAGAATAGCAGGGCCAGCAGGTAAATCCAGTAAATGGCTATATTTTTGTACACAATGTTCTTTTATTGAATCGTATCGATGATGAGCAATGAGTTCCCCTAATGTTTTTTTTACAAATTTAGAAAAAGTGTTGAAAAGTCCAGAATCCATTTGTATCAGTTCAGCTTTGTAAAAATCAAATTGCTTATCCCCAATTGTTAAAAGCATCTCTAACCCCTCTTTGTTTTGATACTTCGAAATCCATTTTGTTACTACTAAATACTTTACTAGATTTACTTGATATTATCTAATAATACAATTCAGAAATTTCCTAATTTTTATAGAAATAAATAAAAAAATTCGTTACACTCCTGGGCTTTCCATTTGAAAAGCCCTTTTACCTTTTTTAAGAGTTCACGAATTATTTTAGATGTTTATTTAAATATATAACTTTTAAATTCTCTTACTAATTTACGTTGACCGGATCTTGATGTTGTGGTTGGTGACGCTTTTTAAACTCACTAATTGTCGAGGTAATAAAAAGTATAATAGATAACCAAATAAAACCGAATGCAATTAAATCTACTAAATTAAATGGTTCATGATAAAGGACTACCCCAAGTATTAAAACGACAGTTGGTGTGAAATATTGAAGGAAGCCAATTAAATATTGCGGAATACGCTGTGCCCCTTTTGAAAATAATACGAGTGGTACAGCCGTAACAATACCACCTAATACAAGTAATAGATCTGTTGTAATATTAACTTGTAATAAGGACGTCGGTTGTGTTCCCCATAAATAAATATAAAACGCAATAGCAAACGGTAAAATAAATAGCGTTTCAATTGCTAATCCACGCGTTGCATCCAATTGAATTTTTTTCTTAAAAGCACCATATGTAGCGAAGCTCAATGCGATTAATAAAGCAATCCAAGGAACCTCACCATAACTTATCGTCATGATTAATACTCCTATAAACGCTACCATTACAGCAATTACTTGAGCTTTTGATAGTCTCTCCTTAAAGAAAATAACCCCGAATAATACAGTTAATAGAGGATTAATATAATACCCTAAACTTGTATCTACTACATGATCATGATTGACCGCCCATATATAGATGTACCAATTACAAGTAATCGCAACTGAAGCGGTTAATAATGAAAAGAATTGCTTTTTGTTTTTCCATAATGAGTGAATATCTTCCAATAACTGTTTGCGTTGACGAATAATCAATATGAAAATAATCGTAAAAATAAATGACCAAATGACTCGATTGATTAATATTTCTAAGCTATTCACATGCTCAATGAGCT carries:
- a CDS encoding S-layer homology domain-containing protein; amino-acid sequence: MNKKKITKLVYSAMTATVVTLSSFMIGPTTTNANEIFTDVKEADYYYDAVMNLATNGYVTGFPDNTYKPNASITRGQMAIILAGLLELDTDNVTNPQFTDVSTSHPYYGAIAAMHNAGYINGFEDGSYGINKPITRYHMALILSAAFNLTATNVDALPFTDVYPSYKETVAALFEHQVTAGRTPTTFDGSKNVTRGQMAVFLVKAIEATYPYLQVINVEGDKVITTNGEYTFDESLAGVFSAENRDALSNSEMIVNVAGTEIKGISVLILNNGGTVENPITFNGDNIDIVGEVYVNADYIKIQNVSIAGDLCITNNVFNQLELVDVYLDGEMLFESEEVPEVLIFYTE
- a CDS encoding response regulator, translated to MPTVLVVDDALFMRTAVGNMFKEWGFDVVGEAANGKEAVELYDQLLPDLVTMDLTMPVMSGLDALKEIIPRHPDAKIIMITAIGQQRIIVEAIENGAKDFITKPFDANQLKMVVDNLLDNY
- a CDS encoding cytochrome c biogenesis CcdA family protein is translated as METDINVFLAFGAGFLSFISPCTLPLYPAFLSYITGMSYSELKDQKGMLQRSAILHTIFFLIGFSIIFIAIGFSASIFKDFFINYQDLIRQIGAILIVVFGLMIVGLLQIDFLMKDRKIEFKNRPSGYFGSVLIGLAFAAGWTPCTGPILASIILLAGSNPESGMLYMLAYYFGFAIPFFILSFFISRLGWIRKNSQLIVKVGGYIMIAVGILLFFDGLDYIIRLLTPIFGGFTGF
- the rarD gene encoding EamA family transporter RarD encodes the protein MSEEQKGILYAFGAYVIWGLFPLYWKLIEHVNSLEILINRVIWSFIFTIIFILIIRQRKQLLEDIHSLWKNKKQFFSLLTASVAITCNWYIYIWAVNHDHVVDTSLGYYINPLLTVLFGVIFFKERLSKAQVIAVMVAFIGVLIMTISYGEVPWIALLIALSFATYGAFKKKIQLDATRGLAIETLFILPFAIAFYIYLWGTQPTSLLQVNITTDLLLVLGGIVTAVPLVLFSKGAQRIPQYLIGFLQYFTPTVVLILGVVLYHEPFNLVDLIAFGFIWLSIILFITSTISEFKKRHQPQHQDPVNVN